The following nucleotide sequence is from Caldibacillus debilis DSM 16016.
CTCATCCCGGGGGACACGAAGCCAACCGGAGGCTTTGAAAACAAAATGATGGCTCGAAGCTGAAGAGTACGCCGAAATCGCAGCTCGTTTATACTGTGATTTGAAAAAGCCGTTCATTGTTTCAATGCATTCCATGCCTTTTGTGCTTGCATCAATACTTATAATAATTTTGTAATCGTCAAAATGTCCCCGGGTTGATTACCGTTGTGCAGAAACGGATCAGATCTATTTCCTTGTCCTGGCTGCATTTGTGTACTGATGCGCTCTTGACTGCCTGTGTTGAGAAGGAGGCAGGAAACAGGGTGGCGTAATTATATATTTAAGATACAGAAAGAGGGTGTTGCTTTGTTCAAAATAACACAAGATATTCTCACCTTTATTAAACGATACCCAATTACAACACTTATGGTTGGAATCTGTACAGTATTGATGATCATGATTACATTTATGGGGGGTTATAACAGTAAGACAATTCTTCAATTGGGGGCATATGATCGTCAATTGGTCGACGAGGGACAAGTATGGCGTTTACTTACTTTGTGCCTTTGGTCATATGAGTTATTTTCATTTCTTCCTGAATATGCCATTTATTTTATTTTTATCCCGTCCTCTTGAACAAATTTTAGGAAGCAAAAAGTTTTTTTTGAGTTATATATTAATGAGTGTTTTTGCAACTTTAATGGTTCATTTATTTTCTGATTACCCTATTCCTTTGGCGGGTTCCTCTGGAGTAGGATACGGATTATTGGGAATGTATATATATTTGTTTTTTAGACATGGCAATCAGTTTTCTTCATACGATAAAAGATTTATTATGATGTTTACTCTCCTTGGTTTTGTTGTGACTTTTTTAATTCCGGAAATAAGTTTAACAGGTCATATAGGCGGTTTTGTCGGAGGAATTCTTTTGTCTCCGTTTTTATTTAATAAAACAAAGGATTTGAATGATAGTATGAGCGGATAAAAAATTTGCTTCACTGCTGTGATTTTGCCTGAAAATGATGATCGCTTTTTACTGTACTAACGGGGATGGGAGTGAAAAAAAGGAAAAAGGGAACATATATTGGTCACGTTAAAATCTTCCACGGTTTATCCATGGCTTTTGCATATTTTGTTGTTGCATTTAATTTTACAACTGATCAAAGATAGTTTGAACTCCGTCGAGATTGACAAACTGATGAGCAGCGGCCCGCAAGCTCGGCGGCGGGAAGGGACGGGGGTCAGCCGCCCTCCGGGCTCTTAGGCTAGTCCTCAATGATCAATATATTACTTTTACTTGCCAGATTGCTTTCGGGTCATCGGCGGGGAAGGGAGGGGCCGGAAAGAGCGACAGCCTCCGGAGCCGGAAACATCCTCCGCATTCAAGGGCGAAGAAGGGGAAAGGAAAACGCAAAAAACCGGGCCAAACATGGCCCGGCGAGCGATAAGCTGATAAGTTTTTTGAAAGGGTTTTGCGTTTTCACGGGAAGAAAAAAGGGATCGCTCCGCTTTTTCCGTCCGATTCCTTTTCCTTATCCTTCCGGATAACCGCTTTTAATCAACGTCATAATGGAAAAGAAGCCGAAAACGAGAACGGTCGCCAATGCAAACAGAAACCCGAGATAATTTTTGTTTTTCAAGGTGGAAACAGTGGCAAATACGGCCAGAATGGCAATCAACAGCGTAATGATGGCAGTGCCCATCGGCCAACCCCCTTACTGTAAAGTTGTAAAAGATGCCATCCCTTTTGTATTATGTAGATATGTATACAGATTAATCATTTATATTTTATCCTCTTTTCACGCTTTTGTCGAGCGCGTCACATGATTTTCACAGATTTGCGGGGAGATGATGGAATCATGCGTTGGCAACAATTTCCGGTAGGGCCGTTGGAAGCGAATTGCTATGTGTTGTACGATGACCGGTTTTGTCTTGTCGTCGATCCGGGCGATGAGGCCGAAACGGTCATCACGTGGCTGGAGGCGAACGATCTCCGCCCCGGCGCCGTGTTTTTGACCCACGCCCATTTTGACCATATCGGCGGTTTGGACGATTTGGTGCGAAAATATCCGGTGCCCGTTTATCTGCATCAGGCTGAAAAAGACTGGCTGCAGTCCCCTTCGTTGAACGGCTCCCTCCTCTTTCTTCCCCGGCCGGTCGTCAGCGGCGTTTCCCCGGAGGAAATCAAAGGGGAAGGGGAAATGGAGATGGGCGGTTGGTCCTTTCAAATTTTGG
It contains:
- a CDS encoding rhomboid family intramembrane serine protease, which encodes MIVNWSTRDKYGVYLLCAFGHMSYFHFFLNMPFILFLSRPLEQILGSKKFFLSYILMSVFATLMVHLFSDYPIPLAGSSGVGYGLLGMYIYLFFRHGNQFSSYDKRFIMMFTLLGFVVTFLIPEISLTGHIGGFVGGILLSPFLFNKTKDLNDSMSG
- a CDS encoding DUF2759 domain-containing protein, which codes for MGTAIITLLIAILAVFATVSTLKNKNYLGFLFALATVLVFGFFSIMTLIKSGYPEG
- a CDS encoding MBL fold metallo-hydrolase, whose amino-acid sequence is MRWQQFPVGPLEANCYVLYDDRFCLVVDPGDEAETVITWLEANDLRPGAVFLTHAHFDHIGGLDDLVRKYPVPVYLHQAEKDWLQSPSLNGSLLFLPRPVVSGVSPEEIKGEGEMEMGGWSFQILETPGHSPGSISLYFAEEGILVSGDVIFKGSIGRTDLPGGNGRQLMETLGKKILPLPEETRILPGHGPVTTVGEEKTSNPFLQG